aatatatttaaattaaacagcTCCCAGATTGCttgatttcaaatttaatatagGAAATTATCCTTAATTTCTTTGCTGCaatatgtaacagcataaaacatTCCCGATAATTTTGGCAGGTATCTACTGCGGAAGCGACAGTCCACGGCTGGATTTAAGTTCTGGTCTTTCCGGTAACGCAGAACTCCGATCCGAttaattctattaaaaaaaaattgtgtttgtttttaatgttattccatatacatacttacatacataaacatcGGTACCTTAATATAGAAAAACCCCTCCTCATCGAGTTTTTAACGATTTTGATATATAACCTCTAAATGCACCTTCTTTAAAAAAAGGAAGGAAAATAACAGTAATAAAAGCATGAAAAAAGCCTTAATTAAATAAACCCCCGTTCTATGTAAATATgccttcagttttttttttttttttttttttttttttttttttttttttttttttttttaaataacaaaaatatgagGTACAGGgctcggcactcgaagtgtaaccaattaaaaaggccatacatttagtttggaaaattacttttattctattcaaagtaaaaagtgtgtgaaaataatacaaaattcagattcaatttatttttgctcgatatggccttgagacagtccagaaacgaatcgtaaGCTGCTCGAGACTGCGCAGTGCCTCGatactggtgaatcttttagttcggaccttgctctccaaaatggcccaaaaggaataatccatcggattcgcgtgtGGTGAATTTGAAAGCAATTGTGTGGGTGTTATAaggttcggaacgttgtttgttagccattcttggttcacttgagctttgtgagacggtgccgagtcctgttgaaacgtccatggtctgccaccgaaatgtttgtctgcttatggcttcaaagcaaccgactttcccaataatatttcgcatttaccttgactccaggctcgatgaaaacgattgaagtttacgaattgctgaatttGAAAGATTgtctcatcagaaaacacaatgttcaccgctttcggccaagcgaagcaactctttcgctctctcaagtctgactttttgctgctttggtgtgagatcatgcaccttttggatcttgtaaggctgactttgagatcatttttcagtatgtggcggatgctacgctcaaatattttcagttctttcgccatttgattggcacttcgtcgagaatttcgctcaagtcgcttcttcactttttgaaccattttacgtgacgttgcaatcttttgatgaccacctccataacgtttcgcggtactaccagtatcattgtaactatcggcaaaatgcttgcgcgagcttgtaaacaatactctggactgtcatttaaccAACTAAAAGAAAGCTGATGCCCGTACATCGCTGCGCGAGCGgtttgaagttggttacacttcgagtgccggaccctgtagagcCTTTCTATTTTATATGGTATAGCTTGTGATTTgcaaaaacacaataaaaacaattcagTTAACTTTTTGCCGGAAAAATCTAAGGTGGTATTCAGCCttgagtacatatgtatgtatgtacacatataaatgcacctttcattttaatattttcaacggTAAATTAGCCTCTATAAATTCTAAGTTTAAtcgcttattttatttaagctcattttgtactattttattttatttgtagacGAAAACAATTGGAGaatcttttaaaaatgtatgagaatcatgaaaatgaaatgatcaACGCGCTCGATGCGGATTTGCGTCGCCCCAAGCAAGAAAGTTTAATTGTTGAAACAGAATTTCTCAAGAACGATATCAAACACATTCTATATAATTTAAATGATTGGGTAAAACCCGAAACGGTGAGTACACGAAGAAACAcgacgtttttttgtttttgctttatttttaaactgagtagtattttttaaagtgataaacaaaattatgaatatatttatggaaaaataatatttgtattttcttcatttctatGCTAGCCTGAAAGGTCGCTGGTGAATTTAATGGACGATGTACAAATCTTTAATGATCCCTACGGCGTGGTTTTGGTGATAGGGGCATGGAATTATCCCTTACAATTGCTGCTTGTGCCTGTTGCAGCTGCTATAGCCGCGGGCAACTGTGTCGTAATTAAGCCTAGTGAAATTGCAACCAACTGTGCTAAATTTGTAACAGATATGATACCTAAATATTTGGATAATGTATGTCAATTGTAGAATAATTTCAAtcagcaaaataatattttaaactttattgtCCTAAACTAAATAGGATTGCTATCCAGTCATTTGTGGTGGGCCTACCGAAACTGCCGAATTGCTCAAACAACGTTTCGACTACATTTTCTACACTGGCTCCACAAGAGTAGGTAAAATCATACACGCTGCTGCCAACAAGTATTTAACGCCAGTGACTTTAGAATTGGGTGGTAAAAGGTGTTTTATTCACACGTTTCGCACTTATTGCCTTGCCTAACAGACATTCAATTCTAGCCCCTGTTATATTGACAAATCTGTTGAATTGCGCACAGCTGTAAAACGCATCCTATGGGGCAAACTGATCAATTGCGGCCAAACGTGTATAGCGCCCGATTATGTGTTGTGCTCAAAAGAAATACAAGACAAGTTCATTGTCGAAGCCAAAGAAGTCCTCAAAGAGTGGTATGGCGAAGACATTAAAAGCAGTCCAGATCTCAGTCGTATTATCAATCATAATAATTTCCAGTAAATACTATATTAATAATCAGATTTAGCATATAAGTAGGATGCTACTACAGtgctttatttttaactttttagacGCCTACTTGGACTGATGAAGAGTGGCAAAGTTGCTGTCGGCGGGAATTATGATGCTTCTGAACGATTCATTGAGCCAACAATTCTAATTGATGTCAAGGCTGAAGATCCTATTATGCAAGAGGAAATCTTCGGACCaattttgccaattttctcAGTGGAAAATGCCTTCGATGCAATCAAATTCATAAACTCCAGGTAAAGTAATCTTGAAAGATAGAAACAAGATTTAGAAAATGTGAAGTGTTGTGTATGGAATTGTATTTACCTAAACTTTGACTTCTCTTGGTTATCGTACACCCAACAGAGCGTAAACAAGATAAATTAATTGTCTTGATTTTTAAAATAGACTGTGACTTCATTCTTATAGATTATTCAACATCATAAAAAACTTGCTTCGCCTAACACAAATccgtcaaataatttttttgaagcattttgagCCATCATATATAGTATGACCCGGTCGGCGACCGCCGTACccaaatggattggtgcgtaattaccattcggaagcgcGGAATTTCGAAACCccgggcacgaaacaccaaatgatagaaacagtttttactaacagcggtcgctcctcgggagaaatggcaaacctacgcgtgcatttctgccatgaaaacgctcctcataaaaatatctgcctttcggagtcggcttgaaactgtaggtccctccatttgtgaaactacatcaacacgcacgccacaaataggaggagggctCGCACGAATTCCTAGTATATAGTATGACCCGAtgctatgtatataaatatcatGAGATATGGCTCAGTAAAGACATctaggaaaaaataaagaattttttacttCAACTATTACACTAAACAGCATTGTCCATTTGCAAGTCCGATAACCTATTAGCATCTTGATGAAATCTTCATCGatcgtagttgttgttgctatttttgcatatatttttacgtatgtacatatgcggggaatgctgctgaagtgacagtccttggccagatataacccgggtcattccggttacgtagaaccgactgtcacgGGAACAATCCATCGAAGAATTTTATCTTAGGTGAAAATAATGTTCAATTCCTCATGCTATGTCACTATTAGTGACTGTTAGTGTTCTGCCAACACTACTAATATATGCtgcatatttataatataaacttGAGGCAGCCAAAAAATTGGATAACCGACAGTGAGCCAACTATTGAGAACGTGCTTATTTGACAATTTGTGTCTGAAgtgatttatatgtatgtgttagtaGTTTGCTTCTATTAACCCATAGGAAGCAAATGAGGTAAAAGTACCAAAGAATTTCATATgatatttcaaacaaaattttcgaaaataagataaaaaaatatgtttgaaataaaactcaatagttctataaagtttttttatttatagcaaccttgtttttgtattgctttaaaactttgcttttgcttttgaaaaacaacctGTTGACATAGTTGTAGCCAATTGTGACATTGcggcacataaatatttaaatatttttttactgctaATAGTTTTTCCGttcatttctaaaaatatattttccaaaagtaTTAGATCACTCAAAAATTGTGCTTTTGCTTTGATCAAATTTCCCCCTTTTTGTTCACTCCATGACCATCCAATCTCGTCCGAAAATTGAGATTGACCAATACTAAGGTTTCAACACTAAGcataaaaactctaaaaaaataTCGAGTCGCTTACTTAATGTTTTTGCACGAATTTCGCAatattggttttttaatttcattgttttatattgcacaaaatatttattatccaATTTTATAAGGTAATTTCATTCGGGTTAAAACTAATAACacctaatggaaattttcaaccATTCAAACGAATAGTCAAATAAGCATAATAATGACTTGACTACttggtaaaacaaaaaacaaataagggAGTAGAAATAGTTTAATTAACCCGGCGTTCGAAgctactgggtaaaaaatacccaaaaaacaaataagggAGTACAAATAGTTTAATTAACCCGGCGTTCGAAGCTACAGGGTAAAAAATACCACAGAGGTAATAAAACCacttctaactttttttctacaaaatatcgTGACCAGCCGCTTCAAGTACCTTTCTGCATAGAAACAAAGACGCGCTCCCtaagtaaatttaatatttaattaattatacagCTATATATTATGTGATAATTTTTACCCGGTTGCGACCGTTTGTGCTTGTAATTGCCTAGCGACAAACCCCGGGTTAAATAAACTGCGACTTCATCCTGCATagatttttatagttttgcaaatatttttcaatacgatCTTCTCTCACTACGTGTACGATAACCAAAGCACTTGGTTAATACCaaggtttttcttaattcttgcCTATGACGtatgtatttcattttttctcatttattaattttatttattgtatacatGTCTCCACATTTGTGTGcgtccaaaaaacaaaaaatcattgcattacaaacaaaattataacaccAAAAATTATACACCATTCAACACACAAATAAACATGCAAACGTACACAGAGAAGCACCACTTTGCGCGTATATATTCACAGCGGACGCTGcggtacaaaatttatttacacgTGACATCCAATCGGGCGGAATGTGTTTGAACGATACTATAATGCATTATGCCGGTAAGCGAAGACTGTATTGAAGCaagcaaaaatacaaaagcaaagATACACCGATTCCTTTAATTGTGTCTACTTGCACAGGTGCAATGGCTCCTGTTTAATTGCCCGTTTATGCTCCTCTATTAATTTGTACAGCTATAAAATTCCCAAAAACAAAGTGGTGTTGGCGCGTAAAACTCCCATCTGCTAAGGCCtagaatatgcaaatattttgtaaatatattttatttgttttctttttagagACGATTTAAatcctgtatatatgtatttggttATGGGTTAGTTAATGAGTGAATGCCGgtatttatgtgaaaaaattgaaattgaaaaataacacaaaatcgGAGTTGGTGCTACTAAATTAGTGTGAACTTTGAATCTGACGATAAGTAATGGTTGCGTATACTTAAATTCATATCAATATTTGAAAGAGCTAAATTCAAAT
The sequence above is drawn from the Anastrepha obliqua isolate idAnaObli1 chromosome 4, idAnaObli1_1.0, whole genome shotgun sequence genome and encodes:
- the LOC129246246 gene encoding aldehyde dehydrogenase, dimeric NADP-preferring isoform X2, whose translation is MSTIVNLDNAKLFVSSTTIAIPNSNNNDSKDDRFNVNSESTAIIEIDNAISTDNERLNKMANFEDIVQRCRTAFASGKTKDVNFRRKQLENLLKMYENHENEMINALDADLRRPKQESLIVETEFLKNDIKHILYNLNDWVKPETPERSLVNLMDDVQIFNDPYGVVLVIGAWNYPLQLLLVPVAAAIAAGNCVVIKPSEIATNCAKFVTDMIPKYLDNDCYPVICGGPTETAELLKQRFDYIFYTGSTRVGKIIHAAANKYLTPVTLELGGKSPCYIDKSVELRTAVKRILWGKLINCGQTCIAPDYVLCSKEIQDKFIVEAKEVLKEWYGEDIKSSPDLSRIINHNNFQRLLGLMKSGKVAVGGNYDASERFIEPTILIDVKAEDPIMQEEIFGPILPIFSVENAFDAIKFINSREAPLCAYIFTADAAVQNLFTRDIQSGGMCLNDTIMHYAVDTLPFGGVGSSGMGRYHGRYGFETFTHKKSCLGKDLNPLGEMLASGRYPPYSDRKSSLLGFLLRKRRPFPKLYLSHLLAVGLGVGLTILFTHYMQGKLFSR
- the LOC129246246 gene encoding aldehyde dehydrogenase, dimeric NADP-preferring isoform X3, translated to MSTIVNLDNAKLFVSSTTIAIPNSNNNDSKDDRFNVNSESTAIIEIDNAISTDNERLNKMANFEDIVQRCRTAFASGKTKDVNFRRKQLENLLKMYENHENEMINALDADLRRPKQESLIVETEFLKNDIKHILYNLNDWVKPETPERSLVNLMDDVQIFNDPYGVVLVIGAWNYPLQLLLVPVAAAIAAGNCVVIKPSEIATNCAKFVTDMIPKYLDNDCYPVICGGPTETAELLKQRFDYIFYTGSTRVGKIIHAAANKYLTPVTLELGGKSPCYIDKSVELRTAVKRILWGKLINCGQTCIAPDYVLCSKEIQDKFIVEAKEVLKEWYGEDIKSSPDLSRIINHNNFQRLLGLMKSGKVAVGGNYDASERFIEPTILIDVKAEDPIMQEEIFGPILPIFSVENAFDAIKFINSREKPLVVYVFSKNSKVVKELRQNTTSGGFSSNETLMHCGVDTLPFGGVGSSGMGRYHGRYGFETFTHKKSCLGKDLNPLGEMLASGRYPPYSDRKSSLLGFLLRKRRPFPKLYLSHLLAVGLGVGLTILFTHYMQSGYDKK
- the LOC129246246 gene encoding aldehyde dehydrogenase, dimeric NADP-preferring isoform X1; its protein translation is MSTIVNLDNAKLFVSSTTIAIPNSNNNDSKDDRFNVNSESTAIIEIDNAISTDNERLNKMANFEDIVQRCRTAFASGKTKDVNFRRKQLENLLKMYENHENEMINALDADLRRPKQESLIVETEFLKNDIKHILYNLNDWVKPETPERSLVNLMDDVQIFNDPYGVVLVIGAWNYPLQLLLVPVAAAIAAGNCVVIKPSEIATNCAKFVTDMIPKYLDNDCYPVICGGPTETAELLKQRFDYIFYTGSTRVGKIIHAAANKYLTPVTLELGGKSPCYIDKSVELRTAVKRILWGKLINCGQTCIAPDYVLCSKEIQDKFIVEAKEVLKEWYGEDIKSSPDLSRIINHNNFQRLLGLMKSGKVAVGGNYDASERFIEPTILIDVKAEDPIMQEEIFGPILPIFSVENAFDAIKFINSREKPLVVYVFSKNSKVVKELRQNTTSGGFSSNETLMHCGVDTLPFGGVGSSGMGRYHGRYGFETFTHKKSCLGKDLNPLGEMLASGRYPPYSDRKSSLLGFLLRKRRPFPKLYLSHLLAVGLGVGLTILFTHYMQGKLFSR
- the LOC129246246 gene encoding aldehyde dehydrogenase, dimeric NADP-preferring isoform X4, whose translation is MANFEDIVQRCRTAFASGKTKDVNFRRKQLENLLKMYENHENEMINALDADLRRPKQESLIVETEFLKNDIKHILYNLNDWVKPETPERSLVNLMDDVQIFNDPYGVVLVIGAWNYPLQLLLVPVAAAIAAGNCVVIKPSEIATNCAKFVTDMIPKYLDNDCYPVICGGPTETAELLKQRFDYIFYTGSTRVGKIIHAAANKYLTPVTLELGGKSPCYIDKSVELRTAVKRILWGKLINCGQTCIAPDYVLCSKEIQDKFIVEAKEVLKEWYGEDIKSSPDLSRIINHNNFQRLLGLMKSGKVAVGGNYDASERFIEPTILIDVKAEDPIMQEEIFGPILPIFSVENAFDAIKFINSREKPLVVYVFSKNSKVVKELRQNTTSGGFSSNETLMHCGVDTLPFGGVGSSGMGRYHGRYGFETFTHKKSCLGKDLNPLGEMLASGRYPPYSDRKSSLLGFLLRKRRPFPKLYLSHLLAVGLGVGLTILFTHYMQGKLFSR